The uncultured Paludibaculum sp. sequence CTGATCCGCAACCGCCTCGCCTTCCCCCTTCTTGAACAACCACGTCGCCAGCACCGGCGTGAAGAAGATTGCGATGAATAGCGAGGCTAACAAGGCCGTCACCATGGTCATGGCCAAAGCCCGGAAGAACACCGCCGTGATCCCGCCCAGAAACACGAGCGGCAGGAACACCATGATCGGCGTCAACGTCGAACCAATCAACGCGGGAGTCAACTCCTCGATCGCGCTACGCGCCGCCGCCGAGGGCGTCAGCCCCATCGACAGATGCACGATGATGTTCTCCACCATCACGATCGCGTCATCGATCACCACGCCGATGCACGCCGCCAACCCGCCCAGCGTCATCAGGTTGAAGCTCATGTGGAACAGGCGCATGCAGACGATGGCGATCAGCACGGCGATAGGGATCACAATCGACGCCACCAGCGTCGTCCGCCAGCTCTTCAGGAACCCGACCAGCACCGCCACCGACAGCGCGAGCCCGATCAGGATACTCTCCACCACGCCGCTGATCGAATCGCGCACCAGCAGCGACTGGTCGTAGAACGTATTCACCTGGATATCCGGCGGCAGCGTCTTGCGGATGCTCGCAAACTCGCGCTTCACCGAATCCGCGATCTCCACCGCGTTTCCGTCCGGCTGCTGCAGCACATTGATCAGCACGGCCGGCCGGCCATCGGCGGTCACGATGTTATAGACAGGCCGCTCGCTCAGCACGACACTGGCGATGTTCTTCACGGTCACCGGAGTGCCGCGCACCATATCCACCACCGTGTCTTCGATCTGCTCCTTCGACCGCAGCAGCCCCGTCACCGTCGTGAGGTAGAGGTGATAGTTTTCCTGCAGCATGCCGGCCGCGGTGATGATGTTTGACGAACGAATCGCCTCGGTCACCTTCGTCAGCGGCATGTTGTAGCTGTTCAGCTTCTGCGGATCCACCAGGATGTGATACTCCGGCGGACGCCCGCCCACGATGCGCGTCTCCGCCACACCGGGCAGATTGTAGAGCCTCGGCGCCAGGTTGTAGTAGGCCAGATCCCAAAGCTCCGCCTGTGATCGCGAAGGCGAAGTGATGCTGTACCCCAGCATGGGAAATACGGAAAATGTTAGCCGGTTGATGTAGAACCGGCAGCCGGGCGGCAACGAGGGGGTGATCTGCGCAATGCGTCCCTGCACCAGATGCAGCGCATTCAGAATGTCCACATCCCAACGGAAGAACACGCTGATTTCAGTGGACCCGCGCGCCGTCGTGGAGCGGATGGTCGAGATGCCAGGCACAATCCGCACGGCCTCTTCAATCGGCCGGGTCACGGTGAGCATCTGCACGTCCACCGGAGCAATTCCGTTATCGACCAGAATCACAATGCGCGGAAAATCGGTCTGCGGAAAGATCGCGATGGGCAGCTGAAACGCGAAGAACACGCCAGCCACGGCGAAGCTCAGCACGATCAGGAGCATCGCCCGGCCGTGTGCTTCCACAAAGCTGGCCAGCCCTTTGGTCATGGTTTTTCGGCCTTCGGCGCCGCGATCTCGACGGCCGTATCGTCGGCGAGACCATACCCGCTATCGACGACCACCGTCTCCCCACCCTTCAGTCCGGAGAGGATCGGCACCTTCCCCTCAATCGTCGGACCCGCCTCCACCTCGCGCCGCTTGACCTTCTTCTGCTCCACCACCAGGACCGTGCCCTTCCGGGTGCCCTCCTCGAACTGCACAGCCTTCAGCGGCACCCACAGCGCCTGTTTCAGTTGGCCCGTCACAATCGTCAGCTCGCCGAACTCACCCGCCTTCAACGCGCGCTTGCCGTTCGCAATCTCACACCACGACTCCACCGTACGCCGCGCCGGATCGACCGCCTGGTTCACCACCGTGATCCGCCCCTCTAGCTGCTCGTCATGCCGGTCGGAGGCCGTAAACACACACCGCTGCCCCACCTTCAGACTGGCTGCGGCGCCGGCCGGAACCTGTGCCCGGGCCACCGCCGTCGACAGGTCCGCCACGGTAAACATCGGCGTATCAGGCTTGGCCATATCGCCTGGAAACACAAACTGCTCCACCACTGTGCCCGCGAACGGAGACCGGATCTCGGCGAACTGCAATTGCGTCTCCAGCAGGTTCAGGTGCGATTTCGCCTGCTCCAACCGGCTTTGGGCAATGGTGATATCGCGCTGCTTCGACTGCCCCTCCAACAGAACCAGGGACCGTTGGGCAACCTCGTACGCGGTCTTCGCCTGTGCGAGATCCGTCTCGGCCATCACCAGATCCCGTTGTGGAATCGCCCCCTGGTCATAGAGCTGTTTCCGCCGGTCGTAGAACTTCTGCGCCTGGTTCAGCGCCGCCTGCGCCGTCGCCACCTGCCCGCGCCCCCGTTCGATGTCTGTCGGCAGAGTCGACGCCGTGGTCTTCTCCAAAGTCGCCTGGGCATCCGCCACAGCCGCCGCAGCCTCATCCCGCTGCGCTCTCAGATCCCGGTCGTCCAGTCGCGCGAGCACCTGCCCGGCCGCCACCATATCCCCCTTGTGCACGCGCAGTTCGCGAATCGGAGCCGTCAGCCGCGCGGCCAGGTTCGCCTGTTCCCGCGCGAACACCGACGCCGGAGCCTGCACGCTCACATCGAGATCGCCTCGCACCACCTGCACCACGCCCACCTGCACCAGAGGTTTGGCCGCCTCTTCCTCTTCGTGCTTCGAGCAACCCACAGCACTGCCCACCAGCGCGATGAGCAGCACCGCGGCCCGGCTTCGTCGATCATTCCTGGGTCTCATCGCCCGGCTGCGACCTCCAGTTCCAAGCGCGCCGTCAAATACGCAGCAATCGCCGAGTAGTAGTTAGTCCGGGCCTGAGCCAGCTGGTTTTGGGCGGTCACTACATCCAACGCCGCACCCTCCCCGCCTTCGTAGCGAACCCGGCTCAGCTTCAGATCCTCTTCCGACAGCGTGACCTGATTGCGGGTCATCTCCACCTGTCCGAACATCTGCTTCACGCGCAGCATCGCCGACTCATACTCGGCTGAGAACACCCGTTGCGCCTGGCTCCGGCTGTCCTGCACCTGCGCCGCCCGCGCCTGAAACTGCCGCGCGAGGCTCAACGACCGGAACCAGTCGAACACGGGAATCGTC is a genomic window containing:
- a CDS encoding efflux RND transporter periplasmic adaptor subunit; the encoded protein is MRPRNDRRSRAAVLLIALVGSAVGCSKHEEEEAAKPLVQVGVVQVVRGDLDVSVQAPASVFAREQANLAARLTAPIRELRVHKGDMVAAGQVLARLDDRDLRAQRDEAAAAVADAQATLEKTTASTLPTDIERGRGQVATAQAALNQAQKFYDRRKQLYDQGAIPQRDLVMAETDLAQAKTAYEVAQRSLVLLEGQSKQRDITIAQSRLEQAKSHLNLLETQLQFAEIRSPFAGTVVEQFVFPGDMAKPDTPMFTVADLSTAVARAQVPAGAAASLKVGQRCVFTASDRHDEQLEGRITVVNQAVDPARRTVESWCEIANGKRALKAGEFGELTIVTGQLKQALWVPLKAVQFEEGTRKGTVLVVEQKKVKRREVEAGPTIEGKVPILSGLKGGETVVVDSGYGLADDTAVEIAAPKAEKP